A genomic stretch from Onychostoma macrolepis isolate SWU-2019 chromosome 02, ASM1243209v1, whole genome shotgun sequence includes:
- the LOC131529898 gene encoding myosin-7-like isoform X2 — MENNYSCDSHERYSALLAISPKPHNGAPLSARAPKDWLVLVCLMCLRQEGGSQVSCPWPYRVRAIEVINPIAAVCAESQHPVHWSQWFFFLCVESQRPGASISVCYLSITLTMGDAEMAVFGAAAPYLRKSERERLEAQTKLFDLKKECFVPDPVEEFVKATITSREGDKVTVETQGGKTITVKESDAVQQNPPKFDKIEDMAMLTFLHEPAVLYNLKERYAAWMIYTYSGLFCVTVNPYKWLPVYNQEVVIAYRGKKRSEAPPHIYSISDNAYQYMLADRENQSILITGESGAGKTVNTKRVIQYFASIAASGGKKDASAQNKGTLEDQIIQANPALEAFGNAKTIRNDNSSRFGKFIRIHFDTRGKLASADIETYLLEKSRVTFQLKAERDYHIFYQMLSNKKPEILEMLLVTSNPYDYAFISQGETTVASIDDAEELMATDSAFDILGFTQEEKNSVYKLTGAIMHYGNMKFKQKQREEQAEADGTEDADKSAYLMGLNSADLIKGLCHPRVKVGNEWVTKGQNVQQVYYAVGALSKAVYEKMFLWMVVRINQTLETKQPRQYFIGVLDIAGFEIFEYNTFEQLCINFTNEKLQQFFNHHMFVLEQEEYKKEGIEWVFIDFGMDLQACIDLIEKPMGIMSILEEECMFPKASDATFKAKLYDNHLGKSSNFQKPRIVKGKPEAHFALAHYAGVVDYNINNWLVKNKDPLNETVVGLYQKSSMKLLSNLFVNYASAESGDSASGKKEKKKKGSSFQTVSALHRENLNKLMTNLRSTHPHFVRCIIPNETKTPGVMENPLVMHQLRCNGVLEGIRICRKGFPNRILYGDFKQRYRILNPATIPEGQFIDSKKGAEKLLGSLEIDHQQYRFGHTKVFFKAGLLGQLEEMRDERLSKIITGIQARSRGLLSRAEYLKMVERRDALLVIQWNVRAFMSVKNWPWMKLFFKIKPLLRSAEAEKEMANMKEEFLKLKEAYAKSEARRKELEEKMVTLLQEKNDLQLQVQAEQDNLCDAEERCEGLIKNKIQLEAKAKELTERLEDEEEMNAELTAKKRKLEDECSELKKDIDDLELTLAKVEKEKHATENKVKNLTEEMAALDDIIAKLTKEKKALQEAHQQTLDDLQSEEDKVNTLTKAKVKLEQQVDDLEGSLEQEKKIRMDLERAKRKLEGDLKLTQESLMDLENDKQQLEERMKKKDFEISQLNSKIDDEQNIIIQLQKKLKELQARVEELEEELEAERAARAKVEKQRADLARELEEISERLEEAGGATAAQIEMNKKRETEFQKLRRDLEEATLQHEATAATLRKKQADSVAELGEQIDNLQRVKQKLEKEKSELRLELDDVVSSMEHIVKSKTNMEKVNRTLEDQMNEFRNKCEETQRSLNDFTTQKAKLQAENDEYARQLEEKESLISQLTRGKNSFSQQLEDLKRQLDEEIKAKNALAHALQSARHDTDLLREQYEEEQEAKAELQRSMSKANTEVAQWRTKYETDAIQRTEELEEAKKKLAQRLQEAEEAVEAINAKCSSLEKTKHRLQNEIEDLMVDVERANIAAAALDKKQRNFDKVLSEWKQKYEESQCELESSQKEARSLSTELFKLKNSYEESLDHLETMKRENKILQEEISDLTEQLGESGKTIHELEKVRKQLEQEKAEIQAALEEAEGSLEHEEGKILRTQLEFNQIKTDIERKLTEKDEEMEQTKRNLQRTIDTLQSALESETRSRNEALRIKKKMEGDLNEMEIQLSQANRQAAEAQKQLKSVQAHLKDSQLQLDDSLRANDDLKENSAIVERRNTLLQAELEELRAVLEQTERGRKLSEQELLDVTERVQLLHSQNTSLINQKKKLETDISQLQSEVEEAVQECRNAEEKAKKAITDAAMMAEELKKEQDTSAHLERMKKNMEQTIKDLQHRLDEAEQIAMKGGKKQVQKLEARVRELECEVEAEQKKSSESIKGIRKYERRIKELTYQTEEDRKNLARLQDLVDKLQLKVKAYKRAAEEAEEQANTHLGKFRKLQHELDEAEERADIAESQVNKLRAKSRDVGPKKGFDEE; from the exons ATGGAGAATAATTATTCCTGTGACTCACATGAAAGATATTCAGCACTCCTGGCCATCAGCCCGAAACCTCACAATGGTGCACCTCTAAGTGCCAGGGCACCTAAAGATTGGCTTGTTTTAGTGTGTTTGATGTGCTTACGCCAGGAGGGGGGCTCACAGGTCAGCTGTCCTTGGCCTTATAGGGTTAGGGCAATCGAGGTTATAAATCCCATCGCTGCTGTTTGTGCTGAATCTCAGCATCCTGTCCATTGGTCccagtggtttttttttttgtgt GTGGAATCACAAAGACCTGGAGCCTCCATTAGCGTCTGCTATCTGTCAATAAC GTTAACTATGGGTGATGCTGAAATGGCGGTTTTTGGGGCTGCAGCCCCTTACTTGCGGAAGTCTGAAAGGGAGCGTCTAGAGGCGCAAACTAAACTCTTTGACTTAAAGAAGGAATGCTTTGTTCCGGATCCAGTGGAAGAGTTTGTTAAAGCCACCATCACAAGTCGAGAGGGTGACAAAGTCACTGTGGAGACACAAGGAGGGAAG ACTATCACTGTCAAAGAGAGCGATGCTGTGCAGCAGAATCCCCCCAAATTTGATAAAATTGAGGACATGGCAATGCTGACCTTTCTCCATGAGCCAGCTGTGCTGTATAATCTCAAAGAGCGCTATGCAGCATGGATGATCTAT ACCTACTCCGGGCTGTTCTGTGTCACTGTCAACCCTTACAAGTGGCTACCAGTGTACAATCAGGAGGTGGTTATAGCTTATAGAGGGAAGAAGAGGAGTGAAGCTCCTCCGCACATCTATTCTATCTCTGATAACGCCTACCAGTACATGTTGGCAG ACAGAGAAAACCAGTCTATTCTTATCAC TGGAGAGTCTGGAGCTGGGAAGACTGTGAACACTAAAAGAGTCATTCAGTACTTTGCCAGCATTGCAGCAAGTGGGGGGAAGAAGGACGCATCTGCTCAGAATAAG GGGACCCTGGAGGATCAAATCATCCAGGCTAACCCTGCCTTGGAGGCCTTTGGTAATGCTAAGACCATCAGAAATGACAACTCCTCAAGATTT GGAAAATTTATTCGAATTCACTTTGATACAAGGGGGAAACTGGCATCTGCTGACATTGAAACAT ATCTCCTGGAGAAGTCCCGTGTGACCTTTCAGTTAAAGGCTGAGAGAGACTATCACATCTTCTATCAAATGTTATCCAACAAAAAACCTGAGATCCTTG AGATGTTACTAGTAACATCAAACCCCTATGACTACGCATTCATCTCTCAGGGAGAGACAACGGTTGCTTCCATTGATGATGCTGAGGAGTTAATGGCAACCGAT AGTGCCTTTGATATATTGGGCTTCACGCAAGAAGAAAAGAACTCTGTGTACAAGCTGACTGGAGCCATTATGCACTACGGCAACATGAAGTTTAAGCAGAAGCAGCGTGAGGAACAAGCAGAAGCTGATGGGACTGAAG ATGCTGACAAATCAGCATATCTAATGGGTCTGAATTCTGCTGACCTCATCAAGGGTCTATGTCATCCAAGGGTCAAAGTTGGAAATGAGTGGGTCACCAAGGGACAAAATGTCCAGCAG GTATACTATGCTGTTGGTGCCTTATCAAAAGCAGTGTATGAGAAAATGTTCCTCTGGATGGTGGTGAGAATCAATCAGACTCTGGAGACAAAGCAGCCTCGCCAATACTTCATTGGAGTACTGGACATTGCTGGCTTTGAGATTTTTGAA TACAACACCTTTGAGCAACTCTGCATCAACTTTACCAATGAGAAACTGCAACAGTTTTTCAACCACCACATGTTTGTGTTGGAACAAGAGGAGTACAAGAAAGAAGGGATTGAATGGGTATTCATTGACTTCGGTATGGATTTGCAGGCCTGCATCGATCTCATTGAGAAA CCTATGGGCATCATGTCCATCCTTGAAGAGGAGTGCATGTTTCCTAAAGCTAGTGATGCAACCTTTAAAGCAAAGCTTTATGACAACCACCTTGGGAAATCAAGCAACTTCCAGAAACCAAGGATAGTGAAAGGGAAGCCAGAGGCTCATTTTGCCCTGGCTCACTACGCTGGTGTAGTGGACTACAACATCAACAACTGGCTAGTGAAGAATAAGGACCCCCTTAATGAAACTGTGGTTGGACTGTACCAGAAATCTTCAATGAAGTTGTTGTCTAATCTGTTTGTCAACTATGCAAGTGCAGAGTCAG GGGACAGTGCAAgcgggaaaaaagaaaagaagaagaaagggTCATCATTCCAGACAGTGTCTGCACTTCACAGG GAGAATCTCAACAAGCTAATGACAAACCTGAGATCAACTCATCCTCACTTTGTACGGTGCATCATCCCCAATGAGACAAAGACTCCTGGGGTGATGGAGAACCCTTTGGTCATGCATCAACTGCGCTGTAATGGTGTACTGGAGGGCATCAGAATTTGCAGAAAAGGATTCCCCAACAGAATCCTGTATGGAGACTTCAAACAGAG ATATCGGATCTTAAACCCTGCAACTATCCCTGAGGGACAGTTCATAGACAGCAAGAAAGGAGCAGAAAAACTGCTTGGTTCTCTTGAGATAGACCACCAGCAATACAGGTTTGGACACACTAAG GTATTTTTTAAAGCTGGTCTTTTAGGCCAACTGGAGGAGATGAGAGATGAGCGTCTATCAAAAATAATCACTGGAATTCAAGCTAGATCTCGAGGTCTTCTTTCAAGGGCTGAATACCTAAAGATGGTAGAACGCAG GGATGCCTTGCTTGTGATTCAATGGAATGTACGTGCATTCATGAGTGTCAAGAATTGGCCCTGGATGAAACTCTTCTTTAAAATTAAACCATTACTGAGATCTGCTGAAGCAGAAAAGGAAATGGCAAATATGAAAGAGGAATTCTTGAAGCTTAAGGAAGCCTATGCAAAGTCTGAGGCTCGTAGAAAAGAACTTGAGGAAAAAATGGTTACTCTTCTTCAAGAAAAGAATGACCTCCAACTTCAAGTGCAGGCG GAACAAGATAATCTCTGTGATGCTGAAGAGAGGTGTGAAGGTCTGATCAAAAACAAGATCCAGCTTGAGGCAAAAGCCAAAGAGCTCACAGAACGACttgaggatgaggaggagatgAACGCAGAGCTGACAGCTAAGAAGAGAAAGCTGGAGGATGAGTGCTCTGAGCTGAAGAAAGATATTGATGATCTGGAGCTGACTCTGGCTAAAgtggagaaagaaaaacatgccACTGAGAACAAG GTAAAGAACCTGACAGAGGAAATGGCAGCTTTAGATGATATTATTGCCAAGCTAACAAAAGAGAAAAAGGCCTTGCAAGAAGCTCATCAGCAGACACTGGATGACTTGCAAAGTGAGGAGGACAAAGTCAACACCCTCACCAAAGCAAAAGTAAAGCTAGAGCAGCAGGTGGATGAT CTTGAGGGATCTCTAGagcaagaaaagaaaatccGAATGGATCTAGAAAGAGCCAAGAGGAAACTTGAAGGAGATTTGAAGTTAACACAGGAAAGCTTAATGGACCTGGAGAATGACAAACAGCAACTGGAAGAACGAATGAAGAA AAAAGACTTTGAAATCAGTCAGCTCAACAGTAAAATTGACGATGAGCAAAACATAATTATACAACTACAAAAGAAACTCAAGGAGCTGCAG GCTCGAGTTGAGGAGCTAGAAGAAGAGCTTGAGGCAGAAAGAGCTGCCAGAGCCAAGGTGGAGAAACAAAGAGCAGATTTGGCCAGAGAGCTGGAGGAGATCAGTGAGAGACTGGAGGAGGCTGGAGGAGCTACAGCTGCTCAGATTGAGATGAACAAGAAACGAGAAACTGAGTTTCAGAAACTTCGCAGAGACCTTGAAGAGGCCACTCTACAACACGAGGCCACTGCCGCCACACTGAGGAAGAAACAAGCTGACAGTGTGGCTGAACTTGGAGAGCAGATAGACAATCTGCAGAGAGTCAAGCAAAAActtgaaaaggaaaaaagtgaACTCAGACTGGAGTTGGATGATGTGGTCTCCAGCATGGAGCATATTGTCAAGTCCAAG accAACATGGAGAAAGTTAACAGAACTCTGGAAgatcaaatgaatgaattccGAAACAAGTGTGAGGAAACTCAAAGGTCCCTCAATGACTTTACAACCCAGAAGGCAAAGCTTCAGGCAGAAAATG ATGAATATGCAAGACAATTAGAAGAGAAGGAATCATTAATCTCCCAGCTGACAAGGGGTAAGAACTCCTTTAGTCAACAACTGGAGGACCTGAAAAGGCAGTTAGATGAGGAAATTAAG GCGAAGAATGCTCTCGCCCATGCACTGCAGTCAGCTCGACATGATACAGATCTGCTCAGAGAGCAGTATGAGGAGGAGCAAGAGGCCAAAGCAGAGCTACAGAGAAGCATGTCTAAAGCTAATACTGAGGTGGCTCAGTGGAGAACCAAGTATGAAACTGATGCCATACAGAGGACTGAGGAACTGGAGGAAGCCAA GAAGAAACTAGCTCAGCGTTTGCAGGAGGCTGAGGAGGCTGTGGAGGCAATAAATGCTAAATGTTCTTCCCTTGAAAAGACTAAACACAGACTTCAGAATGAAATTGAAGATTTGATGGTGGATGTGGAGAGAGCCAACATTGCTGCTGCAGCTTTAGACAAGAAACAAAGAAACTTTGACAAG gtCTTATCTGAATGGAAGCAGAAGTATGAGGAGTCTCAATGTGAACTGGAGAGCTCTCAGAAGGAAGCCAGATCTTTGAGCACAGAACTGTTCAAGCTGAAGAACTCCTATGAAGAATCTCTGGATCACCTGGAGACCATGAAGAGAGAGAACAAGATTCTGCAAG AGGAGATCTCTGACCTGACTGAACAGCTTGGTGAGAGTGGAAAGACAATCCATGAGTTGGAGAAGGTCCGTAAGCAGCTGGAACAAGAAAAGGCTGAGATACAAGCTGCTCTGGAAGAGGCTGAG GGCTCTCTGGAGCACGAGGAGGGTAAAATCCTTAGGACCCAGCTAGAATTTAACCAAATAAAGACTGACATTGAGCGCAAGCTGACTGAGAAAGATGAAGAAATGGAGCAAACTAAGAGAAACCTACAGAGGACCATAGACACCTTGCAAAGTGCTTTGGAGTCTGAAACTCGTAGCAGGAATGAAGCTCTCAGGATAAAGAAGAAGATGGAAGGAGATCTAAATGAAATGGAGATCCAGTTGAGCCAGGCTAACAGACAGGCAGCCGAGGCTCAAAAACAACTCAAGTCTGTTCAGGCCCATCTAAAG GACTCCCAGCTTCAGCTGGATGATTCTCTTCGGGCCAATGATGATCTGAAGGAGAACAGTGCCATTGTAGAGAGACGTAATACCTTGCTTCAGGCTGAACTGGAAGAGCTTAGGGCTGTTCTGGAACAAACAGAGCGTGGGCGCAAACTTTCTGAGCAAGAGCTGCTGGATGTCACAGAGAGAGTACAGCTTTTGCATTCTCAG AACACCAGTCTCATAAACCAGAAGAAGAAGCTGGAGACTGACATATCCCAGCTTCAGAGTGAGGTGGAAGAGGCAGTGCAAGAATGCAGGAATGCAGAGGAAAAGGCTAAGAAAGCCATAACCGATGCTGCCATGATGGCCGAGGAGCTGAAGAAGGAGCAGGACACAAGTGCTCACCTGGAGCGTATGAAGAAGAACATGGAGCAGACCATTAAGGACCTTCAGCACCGCCTGGATGAAGCAGAACAAATTGCTATGAAAGGAGGAAAGAAACAAGTCCAGAAACTGGAGGCTAGG GTAAGAGAGCTGGAATGTGAAGTTGAAGCTGAACAGAAGAAAAGCAGTGAATCTATTAAGGGAATCCGTAAATATGAACGCCGCATCAAGGAACTTACGTATCAG ACTGAAGAGGACCGTAAAAACTTAGCCCGTCTTCAGGATTTGGTTGACAAGCTGCAACTAAAAGTCAAAGCTTACAAAAGAGCTGCAGAGGAAGCT GAAGAACAGGCAAATACTCACCTTGGCAAATTCCGTAAGCTGCAGCATGAACTAGATGAAGCAGAGGAAAGGGCTGATATTGCTGAATCTCAAGTGAACAAACTACGTGCCAAAAGTCGTGATGTGGGCCCAAAG AAAGGGTTTGATGAAGAATGA